One genomic segment of Catalinimonas alkaloidigena includes these proteins:
- a CDS encoding glycosyltransferase, translating into MKKIIVRSRQNVFRHETEILVGRYGFQEINNGETSKGIKTRKELILFFLSDVLFVIRNIKKISHADVIVVTGFNALTIKLLIKLGIIKYKKLLWFGFFIHSDLAHKIFKVVLNALSLKHEVMVLNSMYEIPLYAERLGIPERKLAYLKLGDWKNPVELFDPDYVPPFEDYFFAGGFTNRNYKTLIEAFRHIDKNLIIVGSQLNEDLKSLEHIPSNIIIKKDIDKTEFESLVVHSKVCILPMKDPDAGASGHMVLLAYMRHKKPILASNFPAIREYIVNNKSGILYDDPENDIPKIIEKIDRGEYDLNCFVEEAFKAYEEEFNAKALEENLIKIVESNL; encoded by the coding sequence ATGAAAAAAATCATAGTAAGAAGTAGACAAAATGTTTTTCGTCACGAAACTGAAATATTAGTTGGTCGGTATGGTTTTCAAGAAATTAATAATGGTGAAACATCTAAAGGGATAAAGACTAGAAAAGAGTTAATTTTATTTTTTTTGAGTGATGTTTTATTCGTCATACGAAATATAAAAAAAATATCTCATGCTGATGTAATAGTAGTTACGGGTTTCAATGCATTGACGATCAAATTACTTATTAAATTAGGAATCATAAAATATAAAAAATTACTCTGGTTTGGCTTTTTTATACATTCAGATTTAGCCCATAAAATTTTCAAGGTAGTACTGAACGCTCTTAGTTTAAAGCATGAAGTAATGGTTCTCAATTCAATGTATGAAATCCCTTTATATGCTGAGAGGTTGGGTATACCTGAGAGAAAGCTAGCTTATTTAAAACTGGGAGACTGGAAAAATCCCGTTGAGTTGTTTGACCCTGATTATGTCCCTCCATTTGAGGATTATTTTTTTGCAGGAGGTTTCACCAATAGAAACTACAAAACGCTCATTGAGGCATTCAGACACATTGATAAAAACCTTATCATTGTGGGTTCTCAACTCAATGAAGATCTTAAATCGCTAGAGCATATCCCCAGTAATATTATCATAAAGAAAGACATCGACAAGACCGAATTTGAATCTTTAGTGGTGCATTCAAAAGTATGTATCCTTCCTATGAAGGATCCTGATGCAGGTGCTTCCGGACATATGGTATTGCTTGCTTACATGAGGCACAAAAAACCAATTCTTGCTTCTAATTTTCCTGCGATTAGAGAATATATCGTTAATAACAAGTCCGGAATATTGTACGATGATCCTGAAAATGACATTCCAAAAATTATAGAAAAGATTGATCGTGGAGAGTATGACTTAAACTGTTTCGTGGAAGAGGCGTTTAAAGCCTATGAAGAAGAGTTTAATGCAAAAGCATTAGAAGAAAATCTTATAAAAATAGTAGAATCAAACTTATAG
- a CDS encoding glycosyltransferase family 4 protein gives MKHDIFDNVLYIAPHYKYWKGGISAVITEYKRSIKNFHYLPSTTSSNIFLTALSFPFIILIFSFRLLVSKKIKIVHIHGASKGSFYRKFVFFLIAKKFFSKKVVYHIHGAGYHLFYGSASPFIKKRVRRIINQSDCLIVLSAWWKDFFENEFNPPHIKIVPNIVAKPSKIVLNSKPYLDEFNTQEKIINLLFLGRIGDRKGIFDLLKVLTDNKSFFETRCRLRVGGDGEVDKLLEYIKIHNLTEIVEYIGFVQGEKKNLILRESDIYVLPSYNEGLPISILEAMSYAKPIISTTVGGIPEIVHDRYNGTLFEPGNLEELKTALIELIDDSNLLETYGKNSYELVKDKHFPDSVKEILLELYDELI, from the coding sequence ATGAAGCATGATATTTTTGATAATGTCTTATACATCGCTCCGCATTATAAGTATTGGAAAGGTGGAATTTCAGCGGTAATCACTGAGTATAAAAGGTCAATCAAAAACTTTCATTATTTACCAAGCACCACTTCTTCTAATATTTTTTTAACGGCTCTATCTTTCCCTTTTATTATCCTAATCTTTTCATTTAGGCTCTTAGTAAGTAAAAAAATTAAAATTGTACATATACACGGAGCTTCAAAAGGTAGCTTCTACAGAAAATTTGTGTTTTTTCTAATAGCAAAAAAATTCTTCAGTAAAAAAGTTGTTTATCATATCCATGGTGCAGGATATCATCTTTTTTATGGCAGTGCCTCTCCATTTATAAAGAAAAGGGTCAGGCGAATAATCAATCAATCTGACTGTTTGATTGTCCTCTCAGCATGGTGGAAAGACTTTTTTGAAAACGAATTTAACCCTCCTCATATCAAAATTGTACCTAACATTGTTGCAAAACCTTCAAAAATAGTTTTAAATTCTAAACCATATTTAGATGAATTTAATACTCAAGAAAAAATTATCAATTTACTGTTCCTCGGAAGAATCGGAGATAGAAAAGGTATTTTTGATTTACTCAAAGTACTCACTGATAATAAAAGCTTTTTTGAGACTAGGTGTCGTCTAAGAGTAGGAGGAGATGGTGAGGTTGATAAATTATTAGAGTATATTAAGATTCATAATTTAACAGAGATAGTTGAGTATATTGGATTTGTTCAAGGAGAGAAAAAAAACTTAATTCTGAGAGAATCTGATATTTACGTACTACCATCTTACAATGAAGGTCTACCAATATCAATTCTTGAGGCAATGTCATATGCAAAGCCAATAATTTCTACTACTGTAGGAGGGATACCTGAAATTGTACATGATCGATATAATGGAACTTTATTTGAACCAGGTAATCTAGAAGAATTAAAGACCGCTTTAATAGAATTGATCGATGATTCAAATTTATTAGAAACATATGGTAAAAATTCTTACGAATTAGTTAAGGATAAACACTTTCCTGATAGTGTAAAAGAAATATTGTTGGAGCTTTATGATGAGTTGATATGA
- a CDS encoding polysaccharide biosynthesis/export family protein: MKKRNYSLWCGALVILSLLLNGCYSKKELVYLQNSEFNNEYPTTIKNRRPEYRIQINDVLQIDVRNPDPTTTALFSKNNGQLVNGNVNPAYLYLAGYSVDDRGFINIPIVGTVKVDGLTVNEAETLVQTEIDKYLNNASVEVKLVSFKISVLGEVKSPGYYLIYNGQANILEALAMAGDITQFGSRDDIKLIRQTSDGSEVIMLDLRDSELMNSKYFFLLPNDVLYVEPNKEQLKRSNLEPLTIVFSALTTLALFVNAYVNIRNNTP; encoded by the coding sequence ATGAAAAAAAGAAATTACTCACTTTGGTGTGGAGCTTTAGTAATCTTGAGTTTGTTACTTAATGGGTGTTATTCTAAAAAAGAACTTGTGTATCTGCAAAATAGTGAGTTTAACAATGAGTATCCGACAACAATAAAAAACAGACGACCGGAGTATAGGATTCAAATTAATGATGTATTACAAATTGATGTTAGAAACCCGGATCCTACAACTACGGCCTTGTTTTCAAAAAACAACGGTCAATTAGTAAATGGGAATGTAAACCCTGCATATCTTTATTTAGCAGGATATTCAGTGGATGACAGAGGATTCATCAATATTCCTATCGTTGGGACGGTAAAAGTGGATGGGCTAACTGTTAATGAAGCTGAGACATTAGTACAGACTGAAATTGATAAGTATTTAAACAATGCATCGGTAGAAGTAAAATTAGTAAGTTTTAAGATTTCAGTTTTAGGTGAAGTAAAAAGTCCTGGATATTATTTGATTTACAATGGCCAAGCTAATATTCTTGAAGCATTGGCAATGGCAGGTGACATCACTCAGTTCGGTAGCAGAGATGATATTAAACTTATTCGTCAGACCAGTGATGGGTCTGAAGTTATTATGTTAGACTTGAGAGATTCGGAATTGATGAACTCAAAATACTTCTTTTTGTTACCAAATGATGTACTGTATGTTGAACCCAATAAAGAGCAACTTAAAAGATCAAATTTAGAACCATTGACAATTGTTTTCTCAGCGCTTACGACTCTCGCTTTATTTGTAAACGCATATGTAAATATCAGAAACAATACTCCTTGA
- a CDS encoding right-handed parallel beta-helix repeat-containing protein, whose protein sequence is MTGSAYSQPQIREAKILDGRSNFLEVSFSENVHVSNADGFRLVGGAARIKSILGGSGSNQLIFSLTDFVLPDDEFSLLHWPELSDASSSSGRLPAYNNFSVDNQARAYHGKGNQWFVSTSGNDGFKGNSPQAPLRTIDKAQSLAQPGDYILLKRGDSFANTSVIIAKSGTADNYLSFSAYGNGPKPVLQHDSRDIFTVEDRDFVLIDNLHLKVRGNGETGVYIMGSSKYTVVANCRIEGIGSPHHGINYGKNDGNNKTVVSPFLLNNFITGFRWNIRSSGFPYDGTHEVRGGLIENNVCADNRATSDGDGISAQRGKYFGLIIRKNEIYGYYDDGIDLFSADNVIAEYNTVHSPLQPATSGQGIKAGGLTRADIIKGHQSTNITIRYNTVYNLYNKVNNDGSHNGIQTNSGSSGKVYGNVVYDVKGHGIVVSGPIQQWEVYNNTVVNAGDAGIRVWTDGSQDYNVKIYNNILQGKKGDIVVSTNTTKKNVDGKNNILLSGTASGNYSKGKDITAKINEIFVNPDDKNFSLTDKYKMLISIE, encoded by the coding sequence TTGACGGGATCTGCCTATTCACAACCTCAGATTAGAGAAGCAAAAATATTAGATGGAAGAAGCAACTTTTTAGAAGTGAGCTTCAGTGAGAATGTACATGTTTCCAATGCCGATGGCTTCAGACTGGTCGGTGGAGCTGCACGTATCAAAAGCATTCTCGGAGGAAGTGGATCCAATCAACTCATCTTCTCGCTCACCGATTTTGTCCTCCCCGATGATGAGTTCTCTCTGCTGCACTGGCCCGAACTCTCGGATGCCAGTAGTAGTAGTGGAAGGCTTCCTGCCTACAATAATTTCTCTGTTGACAATCAGGCCAGGGCCTATCACGGGAAGGGTAATCAATGGTTTGTCTCTACCTCAGGCAATGATGGCTTCAAAGGGAACTCACCACAAGCTCCCCTTCGTACCATTGATAAAGCCCAGAGCCTTGCCCAGCCCGGAGACTATATCCTCTTGAAGAGAGGCGATAGCTTTGCCAATACTTCTGTCATTATTGCTAAGTCCGGTACGGCTGACAACTACCTCTCTTTCTCAGCTTATGGTAACGGCCCTAAACCTGTTCTGCAGCATGACTCCAGAGATATCTTTACGGTAGAGGATCGAGACTTCGTCCTCATTGATAACCTGCACCTTAAAGTCAGAGGAAATGGTGAAACCGGGGTATATATTATGGGAAGTAGTAAGTATACTGTTGTGGCCAACTGTAGAATTGAGGGGATTGGCAGTCCCCATCATGGCATCAACTATGGTAAAAATGATGGAAATAATAAGACTGTCGTCTCTCCTTTTTTGCTCAATAACTTTATCACTGGATTTCGCTGGAACATCCGATCTTCTGGTTTTCCCTACGATGGGACGCATGAAGTCAGAGGTGGGTTAATTGAAAATAATGTCTGTGCTGATAACAGGGCTACCAGTGATGGGGATGGTATTAGTGCGCAGAGAGGAAAATACTTCGGTCTTATCATCAGAAAAAATGAAATCTATGGCTATTATGATGATGGAATTGACCTGTTTTCTGCTGATAATGTGATCGCAGAGTACAATACTGTACATAGTCCGCTGCAACCTGCTACTTCCGGGCAGGGTATCAAGGCTGGGGGATTAACCCGTGCTGATATCATTAAAGGCCATCAGTCTACCAATATTACCATCCGTTATAACACGGTCTATAACCTCTACAACAAAGTAAATAATGATGGAAGCCATAATGGTATTCAAACCAATAGTGGCTCCAGTGGTAAGGTTTACGGAAATGTAGTCTACGATGTGAAAGGCCATGGTATTGTAGTCAGTGGGCCTATTCAGCAGTGGGAAGTCTATAACAACACTGTAGTCAATGCCGGTGATGCGGGTATTAGGGTCTGGACTGACGGTAGCCAGGATTATAATGTTAAGATCTACAACAACATCCTGCAAGGCAAGAAGGGGGATATCGTGGTCTCTACAAACACCACTAAAAAGAATGTGGATGGTAAAAATAATATCCTGCTCTCTGGCACCGCTTCAGGTAATTATTCTAAGGGAAAGGACATTACAGCCAAAATTAATGAGATCTTTGTCAATCCTGATGATAAAAATTTTAGTCTTACAGATAAATACAAAATGCTCATAAGTATAGAATAA
- a CDS encoding glycosyltransferase family 4 protein, which translates to MGHKILVLTPDLRVPGGVSNYYEALGLHSNDGVDYFFVSNDKKEYLGSFFWRLIKNYYLFINILIKKDINLVHINPSLNFKSYLRDSLFLMIAHFFNKKTLVFFHGWSDEFENKIQKRYIYKLIFSKSFGRCKHIIVLSNYFKEKLISLGCDPKKTKFWIESTVADTSFLEGFSIEDKLIDYRKSDKIKVLFLSRIVKEKGVFIALEAFESLQKEIKDKQLELIIAGDGSALEEAKEMVKTRNISNVTFTGYIKGDKKKKILHDAHIFLFPTYYGEGMPTNILEAMLYGMPIVSRYNAGIADAVNHGDNGLLTDSKDSEEFAEMLMSYLSDDDHYDKTVRLNHKKALENFSSEIVKQRILNIYNNITTEGRTKNISV; encoded by the coding sequence ATGGGTCATAAAATATTAGTACTCACTCCCGATTTACGTGTGCCGGGTGGGGTAAGCAATTATTACGAAGCATTAGGTCTACATTCCAACGATGGTGTAGATTATTTTTTCGTGAGTAACGACAAAAAAGAGTATTTAGGAAGTTTTTTCTGGAGATTAATCAAGAACTATTATTTGTTTATCAATATCCTAATCAAAAAGGATATTAATCTGGTTCATATCAATCCATCACTAAACTTCAAATCCTATCTAAGAGACTCTTTGTTCCTCATGATAGCACATTTCTTTAATAAAAAAACCTTAGTTTTTTTTCATGGGTGGTCTGATGAGTTTGAGAATAAAATACAAAAGCGTTACATCTATAAACTAATTTTTTCTAAATCATTTGGAAGGTGTAAACACATCATTGTACTAAGCAATTACTTTAAAGAAAAATTAATTTCTCTTGGGTGTGACCCTAAAAAAACAAAGTTCTGGATTGAGAGTACGGTAGCCGACACTTCTTTTTTAGAAGGTTTTTCTATAGAAGACAAGTTAATTGATTATAGGAAAAGTGATAAGATCAAGGTTTTATTTTTATCTCGTATTGTGAAAGAAAAAGGTGTATTTATAGCATTGGAAGCCTTTGAAAGTTTACAAAAAGAAATAAAAGACAAACAGTTGGAGTTAATTATCGCTGGTGATGGTAGCGCTTTAGAAGAGGCAAAAGAAATGGTTAAAACAAGAAATATTTCTAATGTCACTTTTACGGGCTATATAAAAGGCGACAAAAAGAAAAAAATTCTTCATGATGCTCATATATTTTTGTTTCCGACTTATTATGGCGAAGGAATGCCCACAAACATTTTAGAGGCAATGCTTTATGGAATGCCAATCGTGTCCAGATATAATGCCGGAATCGCTGATGCGGTAAACCATGGTGATAATGGCTTACTTACGGATAGTAAAGATTCAGAAGAATTTGCCGAAATGTTAATGTCATATCTTTCTGACGATGACCACTATGATAAAACTGTCAGACTGAATCATAAAAAGGCGCTTGAGAATTTTTCTTCAGAAATAGTAAAACAGAGAATACTCAATATATATAACAATATTACCACTGAAGGGCGTACTAAGAATATTTCTGTTTAA
- a CDS encoding GumC family protein: MENIKKVNEGSADILPLLYKIKSKWYWFVLSTLAFLTIAVIYSQFSEKRYAVQGSILFEDRERGSTEVGELLNEGNRTNARDEGKIALTNEIAKLTSDRMISAALEDLDFKVSYFTIEKFWPSFMKESWLNERYSDFPFKIKIDSAEFQLVGVPLYVSFVSEDVVKIEAHGEEVRAYNFSTNEYSGIIPEISFSENVKLGESLKSKYLNIVIEVDPNSMLSQEDYDLAFKINSHKALVERYKNKLSATPVDETNQNARVVNLNMEINIPSKGEAFINSLIDAYAGNVLAKKNLKGENSIEFINKRIAVLSDSLKKAELALQQFKSSSSLLDVDYAKNSLYNRLDRLEQEKATVDDQLSYYRNTLNSLNSESQADKIVAPAAVGISDPIFNQLVNNYIQLSTRLQQMKYNATDSNPLVTQLERDVADLRQAIKDNISGIISSLSTTQSRLNREIYQARSEANSLPQNERQLTVLERDYQYYQQKYNAMMEKKAEAEVVLATNTTNVETIERAEVKGNGPVWPKPALFMFAAIILGLSFPLAFIVVSDYLDNRVSDKDELENKTKVPLLGMIANGPKDAGVVLKKYPNSAIAESFKFVRINLQYFHQEGNDHVVGITSSISGEGKTFCSANLAATFADSGKRTLLICGDLRKPRIHEYFDLKGPGLTDYLQEFATLDNVIQPTEFRNLDIIAPGSPQDDPTKLFESSNTQKLFDALKQRYDKIIVETPPIGYVADYFVLIKHFDINLFVVRYKYTNKNILVGINDLYKNNKIKNLYLLFNDVKHSGEYGYGYLSNDKGYYTKTKKKALKNPFS; encoded by the coding sequence ATGGAAAATATTAAAAAAGTAAATGAAGGTAGTGCAGATATTTTACCATTACTTTATAAAATAAAGTCTAAATGGTACTGGTTCGTTTTGAGCACTTTAGCTTTTCTTACCATTGCCGTCATTTATAGCCAGTTTTCAGAGAAGCGTTATGCTGTTCAAGGAAGTATTCTTTTTGAAGACAGAGAGCGTGGATCTACAGAAGTAGGCGAACTTTTAAATGAAGGAAACAGAACGAATGCAAGAGATGAAGGAAAGATCGCTCTAACGAACGAAATAGCAAAACTTACTTCTGATAGGATGATAAGTGCAGCATTGGAAGACCTTGATTTCAAAGTGTCATATTTTACAATTGAAAAATTCTGGCCATCTTTCATGAAGGAGTCCTGGTTAAATGAAAGGTACAGTGATTTTCCGTTTAAGATTAAAATTGATAGCGCTGAATTTCAACTCGTAGGTGTACCATTATATGTATCATTTGTGTCAGAGGATGTTGTGAAGATAGAGGCGCATGGAGAAGAAGTTAGAGCTTATAATTTTTCAACTAACGAATATTCGGGAATTATTCCTGAGATATCATTCTCAGAAAATGTAAAGCTAGGAGAAAGTTTAAAATCTAAGTATTTAAATATAGTAATTGAGGTTGATCCTAATTCAATGTTGAGTCAGGAGGATTATGACTTGGCATTTAAAATTAATTCCCATAAAGCATTAGTTGAGCGTTATAAAAATAAGTTGTCAGCTACACCAGTTGATGAGACAAATCAGAATGCAAGAGTTGTAAACCTTAATATGGAAATTAATATTCCATCTAAAGGAGAGGCATTCATCAACTCACTTATTGATGCCTATGCTGGTAATGTGTTAGCCAAAAAGAATCTTAAAGGAGAAAATTCAATTGAATTTATCAACAAAAGAATTGCTGTGCTGTCTGATTCTTTGAAAAAGGCAGAATTAGCCTTACAACAATTTAAGTCTTCCTCAAGTCTCTTGGATGTAGATTATGCCAAAAACAGCTTATACAATCGTTTAGATAGACTGGAACAGGAAAAAGCTACAGTAGATGATCAATTGTCGTATTATAGGAACACACTTAATTCATTAAATAGCGAATCTCAGGCAGATAAAATAGTAGCTCCAGCTGCAGTGGGTATATCTGACCCTATATTTAATCAATTGGTTAACAACTATATTCAGCTGAGTACCCGTTTACAACAGATGAAGTATAACGCAACTGACTCTAACCCATTGGTAACCCAGTTGGAAAGAGACGTTGCAGATTTGAGACAAGCAATAAAAGATAATATTTCTGGTATTATTTCATCATTGTCTACAACACAAAGCAGGCTTAACCGAGAAATTTATCAAGCCCGGTCTGAAGCAAATTCATTACCTCAAAATGAGAGACAACTCACAGTATTAGAGCGTGATTATCAGTATTATCAGCAGAAGTATAATGCAATGATGGAAAAGAAAGCTGAAGCTGAAGTTGTTCTAGCTACTAATACTACGAATGTAGAGACCATTGAACGTGCTGAAGTTAAGGGGAATGGTCCGGTTTGGCCTAAACCAGCTTTGTTCATGTTCGCTGCAATTATTTTAGGACTTAGTTTTCCTCTAGCGTTCATCGTAGTATCAGATTACTTGGATAATAGGGTTAGCGATAAAGATGAACTTGAAAACAAGACTAAGGTTCCTTTACTTGGCATGATTGCGAATGGGCCAAAAGATGCAGGAGTTGTGCTTAAAAAATATCCTAATTCAGCTATTGCAGAATCTTTCAAGTTTGTAAGGATCAATTTACAATATTTCCATCAGGAGGGTAATGATCATGTTGTCGGAATTACCTCTTCTATCAGTGGAGAAGGTAAAACTTTCTGCTCGGCAAATTTAGCGGCTACATTCGCTGACTCCGGAAAAAGAACTTTGCTTATTTGTGGCGACTTGAGAAAACCGCGTATTCATGAATATTTTGATTTAAAAGGACCTGGACTAACGGATTATCTACAGGAATTTGCTACTCTTGATAATGTAATACAGCCTACTGAATTTCGTAATCTTGATATAATTGCGCCTGGTTCACCGCAAGACGATCCGACTAAACTATTTGAATCATCCAATACGCAAAAGCTATTTGATGCTTTGAAGCAACGTTATGATAAAATAATTGTTGAGACACCTCCCATCGGTTATGTCGCTGATTATTTTGTGTTAATTAAACATTTTGATATTAATTTATTTGTTGTCCGTTATAAGTATACCAACAAAAATATTTTAGTAGGAATCAATGATTTGTATAAGAATAACAAAATCAAAAACCTTTATCTATTGTTTAATGACGTAAAGCATAGCGGAGAGTACGGTTATGGTTACTTGAGTAATGATAAAGGATATTATACCAAGACAAAGAAAAAAGCCTTAAAGAATCCATTTTCTTAA